The Aerosakkonema funiforme FACHB-1375 nucleotide sequence CATTTAGCAGCACAACTTTGTGGCGCTTCCATTGCAGTCATCAATATTATCGAGTTAAGACGTCAGTGGGTGAAAGCAAAAGTTGATTTGGACATCAAACAAATACCTCGCGATGCTTGGTTATGTCCAATTTGCGTTCAGGAAGGCGATATAGTAATTATTCCCGATACTCTGAGCGATCGCAGGTCTAGGACAAACCCTATAGTTACGTTTTACCCCTACGTGCGGTTTTACGCTTGTGTCCCTCTGATTTCACGAGAAGGCAAAGCGATCGGATCTCTATGCGTACTCGATCTCGTACCCCGAGAAATCACTTCCGAGCAAGCAGAGTCACTCCGAGCCCTGAGTCGTCAGGTTATTACTCAACTAGAGTTACGGCATCATTTAGCAGACTTAGCTTGTACTACGATCGAGTGCAAGCGTTTGCAGGCAGAACTTAGCCACAGAGAAAAGCTGCTGACTGACTTCTTGGAAAATGCAGCGATTAGCCTGCATTGGGTAGGGCCAGACGGCAAGATCCAGTGGGCAAACAAAGCAGAACTAGATCTTTTAGGCTACACTCCCCAGGAATATATCGGTCAGCACATCGCTAACTTTTACCCAGACAAAGAAGTAATAGATGATATTTTAAGTCGCCTCGCCGCGAATCAGACATTACACAACTATGAAGCTAGGTTGCGATGTAAAGATGGCTCTGTTAAGCACGTCCTCATCGACTCAAATGTATGCTGGGAAAATGGCAAATTTGTCCACACGCGATGTTTTACACGCGACATTACCGCCCGCAAACAGGCAGAGTCAGAACGCGATCGCTTTTTTAACTTATCCTTAGATATGTTATGTATCGCTGGAACGGACGCCTATTTCAAACGCTTAAACCCAGTATTTGAAAAAACTCTAGGTTACACCAATTCCGAACTTTTAGCACAACCATTTTTGAATTTTGTTCATCCCGAAGATCGCTCTTCAACCATCAGTGAAGTTGAAAAGCTTGCTAATGGCTCACCTACCATCAATTTTGAGAATCGCTATTCTTGCAAAGATGGCTCCTATAAATGGCTGGCATGGACAGCTTTTCCTATTGTTGAAGAGGGTTTAATTTATGCGATCGCTCGCGACATCACAACAATAAAACAAGCCGAACAAGAACGCATCCAAATTTTGCAAAGAGAACAAGCTTCCCGCGCTGAAGCTGAGGCAGCGCGAAACCGGATCGTCAATATTCTTGAAAGTATCACCGATGCTTTCTTTGCTTTAGATGATGAATGGCGATTCACTTATATCAATCAACAAGCAGAGATTTTTTTACAGCGAAAACAGTCGGAATTATTGGGTAAAAATATATGGTATGAGTTTCCAGAAGCAGTAAATTCTGATTTTTTTAAGGAATATCATAAAGCTGTATCAGAACAAATCAGCGTTAAATTTGAAGCATTATATTTACCGCTAAATACATGGTTTGAAGTTTATGCTTATCCGGCGCGAGATGGATTATCTGTATATTTTCGCAATATTAACGAACGTAAGTTATTTGAAGAACAAATATCTCAACAAGCCGCTCTAATTGATATAGCAACAGATGCTATTTTTGTGCAAGATATGAATAGTAAAATTCTTTTTTGGAACAAAGGTGCCGAACGCCTTTATGGCTGGAAAACAGAAGAAGCCCAGGGAGAGTATGTTCGTCAGCTTTTGTACGATCGAGAACAAGATAATTATCCCCTAATTGAGAAAAAGCTTGTTAAGAAAGGCTC carries:
- a CDS encoding PAS domain S-box protein, with product MTNMKAALPRNELGRLEVLCQYQILDSDTEQAFEDIAHLAAQLCGASIAVINIIELRRQWVKAKVDLDIKQIPRDAWLCPICVQEGDIVIIPDTLSDRRSRTNPIVTFYPYVRFYACVPLISREGKAIGSLCVLDLVPREITSEQAESLRALSRQVITQLELRHHLADLACTTIECKRLQAELSHREKLLTDFLENAAISLHWVGPDGKIQWANKAELDLLGYTPQEYIGQHIANFYPDKEVIDDILSRLAANQTLHNYEARLRCKDGSVKHVLIDSNVCWENGKFVHTRCFTRDITARKQAESERDRFFNLSLDMLCIAGTDAYFKRLNPVFEKTLGYTNSELLAQPFLNFVHPEDRSSTISEVEKLANGSPTINFENRYSCKDGSYKWLAWTAFPIVEEGLIYAIARDITTIKQAEQERIQILQREQASRAEAEAARNRIVNILESITDAFFALDDEWRFTYINQQAEIFLQRKQSELLGKNIWYEFPEAVNSDFFKEYHKAVSEQISVKFEALYLPLNTWFEVYAYPARDGLSVYFRNINERKLFEEQISQQAALIDIATDAIFVQDMNSKILFWNKGAERLYGWKTEEAQGEYVRQLLYDREQDNYPLIEKKLVKKGSWQTELHQLSKSGKKLVVQSRWTLVCDETNQPKSILVVNTDITEKKQLEAQFLRAQRMESIGTLASGIAHDLNNVLAPILMAIQLLEIQLEDDRSKRLLSSRTKVIDTV